In Lapillicoccus jejuensis, the DNA window CGGGCACGCGACCACGGTAGCCACGCGGGGGCCCACCGGGACGGCAGCCGGGGGGACCACGGGGAGACCCCGGGGACAACGAAGGGTGCCGCCCCCCACGGCCGGCACCCCTCGCGTGCACGGAGCCCGTCCGTCCGCCGGGCCGCGAGGCGGCCGGCGCTCCCTCCCGGGGACCGGAGGACCGTGCGTGCTGACGACCATAACAGCGCCGTCTGACGGGTCCCCGCCGTCGACCCGACGGACCTGCGTGACGCGTTGCGTCATCCGAAGGGTCCCGCAGCAACCCGCTCGCCGTGCGAGCCGTCAACCCCGTGAACGACCCGACACGCCGTACGACGCGCCGTGTCGGGGAGAGGAACGCCCGGTTATGTCGTACATCGGCGCTTTCCCGGGAGGACGGGCCGCCCTCCACCGGCGACGTCACCGCGATCCGGCCGCCGGCGGGATGTCCTCAACTCGCCACCGTCACGTACCGGTCATCCTCGTCGGGACCGGCGGGTGACGGCATCCTCCGGGAGCGTTCCTGGCGGGGCACGCAGCCTGGCCGGACGTCAGCCGGCGAGGCAGGAGGGCCCGAGCAGCGCCTTGAGGTCGCCGAAGAGCGCCGGCCCCGCCGAGACCCGCAGGGTGTCGTCGAGCCGCATGAGGGTGAACCGCCCCGGCTGGGTGAGCCGCAGCTGCACCTCGGTGACCCCCGGGTGCTCGCGCAGGGTCTGGGCCAGCCGCTGCGCGAGGGCGTCGGTGGCCCGCACCAGCGGCAGCGAGACGACGACCGGCCCGCGCGGGCCCTCCTTGATGTCGGGAAGCGCGAGGTCCTGGGCGAAGATCGACACCGAGTCGTCGCGGGCGTTGACCCGGCCCTTGACGACGCACACGACGTCGGCGCCGAGCATGGTCGCGTAGGTCTGGTACGACGACGGGAAGAAGAGGCACTCGATCGCGCCGTCGAGGTCCTCGACCGTGGCGATGGCCCACAGGTCGCCCTTCTTCGTCCGCTTGATCTGCAGGCCGGTGATGAGACCGGCGATGGTGACGTTCGCGCCCTCCTGGGGCGAGTCGTCGCCGGTCAGCGAGGCGATCGAGGTGTCGGCGTGCTGGGCGAGGACGTGCTCGATGCCGAGCAGCGGGTGGTCCGAGACGTAGAGGCCGAGCATCTCGCGCTCGAAGGCGAGCAGCGTGCCCTTCTCCCACTCCGCGAGCGGCACCGGGGGCAGCCCGTCGAACGCGTCGGCGCCGCCGGCGGCCTCCTCGTCGCCGCCGCCGCCGAAGGACCCGAACAGGCTGTCCTGGCCGATGGCCTCCTGGCGCTTGACCTCGACGAGCGCGTCGATGTAGCGCTCGTGCACCTCGAGCATCCCGCGCCGGCTCTCCCCCAGGCTGTCGAAGGCGCCGGCCTTGATGAGCGACTCGATGGTCCTCTTGTTGCAGACGACGGCGGGCACCTTGCCGAGGAAGTCCTTGAACGAGGAGAAGGCCCCCTTCTCCTCGCGGGTGCGGATGACCGCCTCGACGACGTTGGCGCCGACGTTGCGCACGGCCTCGAGACCGAAGCGGATGTCGGTGCCGACCGCCGCGAAGTTGCCGATCGAGGAGTTGACGTCGGGCGGCAGGACCTTGATGCCCATCCGGCGGCACTCGTTGAGGTAGAGGGCCGACTTGTCCTTGTCGTCGCGCACGCTGGTCAGCAGCGCGGCCATGTACTCGGCCGGGTAGTTGGCCTTGAGGTAGGCCGTCCAGTACGACACCAGGCCGTACGCCGCCGTGTGGGCCTTGTTGAAGGCGTAGTCGGAGAACGGGACGAGCACGCCCCACAGCGCCGCGACCGAGGCCTCGTTGAAGCCCTTGGCCTTCATCCCCTCGGAGAAGGGGACGTACTCCTTCTCGAGGACCTCCTTCTTCTTCTTGCCCATGGCGCGGCGCAGCAGGTCCGCGGTGCCGAGGGTGTAGCCCGCGAGCTTCTGCGCGATCTCCATGACCTGCTCCTGGTAGATCACCAGGCCGTACGTCGTGCCGAGGATCGGCTCGAGGGCCGTCACCATCTCCGGCTGGAGCTTGCCCTTCAGCTGCGGGTCGAGGGGGACGATCTCCTGCTTGCCGTTCTTGCGCAGCGCGAAGTTCGTGTGCGCGTTGACGCCCATCGGCCCCGGCCGGTAGAGCGCGAGGGCCGCCGAGATGTCCTCGAAGTTGTCCGGCTGCATGAGCTTGAGCAGCGAGCGCATGCCGCCGCCGTCGAGCTGGAACACCCCGAGCGTGTCGCCGCGGCAGAGCAGCTCGTAGGCGGCGCGGTCGTCGAGGGTCTTCGACAGCGCGTCGAGGTCGATCTCCTCGTCGCGGTTGGAGCGGATGTTGTCGATCGCGTCGTCGAGGATCGTGAGGTTGCGCAGACCGAGGAAGTCCATCTTGACCAGGCCGAGCGTCTCGCAGCTCGGGTAGTCGAACTGCGTGATGACCTGGCCGTCCTGCAGGCGGCGCATGATCGGGATGACGTCGACGAGCGGCTCGCTGCTCATGATGACGCCGGCGGCGTGCACGCCCCACTGCCGCTTGAGGCCCTCGAGGCCCTTGGCCGTCTCGACGACCTCCTGGGCGCCGGGCTCGACCTCGACGAGCGCGCGGAACTCGGCGCCCTCGTTGTAGCGCGGGTGGGCCGGGTCGTAGATGCCCGACAGCGGCACACCCTTGCCCATGACGTCGGCGGGCATCGCCTTGGTGAGCTTGTCGCCCATCGCGAAGGGGTGACCGAGGACGCGCCCGGCGTCCTTGACCGCCTGCTTGGCCTTGATCGTGCCGTAGGTGACGATCTGCGCGACGCGCTCGGCGCCGTACTTCTCCGTGACGTACTTGATGACCTCGCCGCGCCGGCGCTCGTCGAAGTCGACGTCGAAGTCGGGCATCGACGCTCGCTCGGGGTTGAGGAAGCGCTCGAAGATCAGGCCGTGGGGCACCGGGTCGAGGTCGGTGATCCCCATCGCGTAGGCGCACATCGACCCGGCACCCGAGCCACGGCCGGGGCCGACGCGGATCCCGTTGTCCTTGGCCCAGTTGATGAAGTCGGCGACGACGAGGAAGTACCCCGGGTAGCCCTTGCCGACGATGACCTCGGTCTCGTAGGCGGCCTGCTTGAGCGCGTAGTCCGGGACGCCCTGCGGGAAGCGCCGCCGCAGGCCGGTCTGGACCTCGCGGGTGAACCACGACGTCTCGTCCTCGCCCGGGGGGCAGGGGAAGCGCGGCATGAAGCGCCCCTCGCCCTCGACGAAGTCGACGTCGCACATCTCGGCGACCCGCAGCGTGTTGTCGCACGCCTCGGGCAGCTCGCGCCACAGGTGGCGCATCTCCTGCGGGGACTTCAGGTAGTAGCCGTCGCCCTCGAACGCGAACCGGTTGGGGTCCATGAGGGTCGAGCCGGACTGGACGCAGAGCAGGGCGCCGTGCGCCTTGGCGTCCTCCTTGCGGGTGTAGTGCAGGTCGTTCGTCGCCAGCAGCGGCAGCCCGAGGTCGTTGGCCAGGCGCAGCAGGTCGTCGCGGACCCGGCGCTCGATGGAGTTGCCGTGGTCCATCAGCTCGCAGAAGTAGTGCTCCGCGCCGAAGATGTCGCGGAACTCGGCGGCCGCTTCCCTCGCCTTGTCGTACTGCCCCAGCCGCAGCCGCACCTGGACCTCGCCGGAGGGGCAGCCGGTGGTGGCGACCAGGCCGTCGCCGTACTGGTTCAGCAGCTCGCGGTCGAGCCGGGGCCACTTCGCGTACACCTGGTCGAGCGAGGCGATCGAGCCCATGGTGAAGAGGTTGTGCATGCCCTGCGTCGTGCGCGCGAGCAGCGTCATGTGCGTGTAGGCGCCGCCACCGGACAGGTCGTCGCCGGCCGGCGTGCGCTCGTCGCCCCACTTGACGCGGGTGCGGTCGGTGCGGTGGGTGCCGGGCGTGACGTAGGCCTCGAGCCCGATGATCGGCTTGATGCCGTGCTTGCGCGCCTTGGACCAGAACTCGTACGCCCCGAAGAGGTACCCGTGGTCGGTCATGGCGACCGCCGGCATGCCCATCTCGACCGCGGCGGCCATCAGCTCGTCGATGCGGGCGGCGCCGTCGAGCATCGAGTACTCGGTGTGGTTGTGCAGGTGGACGAAGCTCTGGTCGGGCGACGGCGTGACGGTCATCAGGCGGCTCTGGGGGGTCGTGACGGGCGGGTGTCGGGGGCTGGTGCAGGGGCCCACTCTAGGTCGCCGCGGTGACAGCGACGACGCCGTACGGCGTGTCCGCAGGTCGCCCCGGCGTGTCGGCGCGACGCGCCGTCGGGGCGCTCTCCTCAGCCCTCGGCGACGACGTCGAGGGCGTGCTGGAGGTCCTCCGGGTAGGTGCTCTCGAAGGTCACCCACTGCCCCGTCCCGGGGTGCTCGAAGCCGAGCCCCATCGCGTGCAGCCACTGCCGCTCGAGGCCCAGGCGGGCGGCGAGGGTGGGGTCGGCGCCGTACGTGAGGTCACCGCAGCAGGGGTGGTGCAGCGCCGAGAAGTGGACCCGGATCTGGTGCGTGCGACCGGTCTCGAGGTGGATCTCGAGCAGCGAGGCGCGGCGGAAGGCCTCGATGACCTCGTAGTGGGTGACGGCGTGCTTGCCCGAGTCCATGACGGCGAACTTGTAGTCGTGGCCCGGGTGGCGCCCGATCGGCGCGTCGACGGTGCCGACGACCGGGTCGGGCAGGCCCTGGACGAGCGCGTGGTAGGTCTTGTCGACCGTGCGCTGCTTGAACGCGCGCTTGAGGACCGAGTAGGCGTACTCGCTCTTGCAGACGACCATGAGGCCCGACGTCCCGACGTCGAGACGGCTGACGATGCCCTGCCGCTCGCTCGCGCCCGACGTCGAGATCCGGTAGCCGGCCGCGGCGAGGCCGCCGAGGACGGTGGGTCCGGTCCAGCCGACGGAGGGGTGCGCGGCGACCCCGACCGGCTTGTCGACGACGACGATGTCGTCGTCGTCGTGGACGACGCGCATGCCCGGCACCGGCTCGGCGACGACCTGCGGCGCCGGGGCGGCGGCCGGGATGGCGACCTCGAGGAGGTCGCCGGCGCTGACCCGGTGCGACTTGCCGACCTCGGCGTGGTTGACGAGGACGTCGCCACCCGCGGCCAGCAGGGCCGCGGCCGTGCGAGACAGCCCGAAGAGGCGGGCGAGCGCGGCGTCGACCCGCTCCCCCTCCAGCCCGTCGGGCACGAGGACGGTGCGCGTGTCAGCCATCGGCCGGCTCGCGCTCCGTGCGACCCTCGCGCCGGCCGTCGACGCCGATCCCGCGCAGCGCGAGGAGGGCGATGAGGACGGCGGCGGCCACGATGGCGATGTCGGCGACGTTGCCGATGAACAGGTCGTAGTAGTCGATGAAGTCGACGACGTGGCCGCGGCCGAAGCCGGGCTCGCGGACGAGCCGGTCGGTGAGGTTGCCCAGCGCGCCCCCGAGGAGCAGCCCGAAGGCCCACGCCCAGCCGAGGCTGCCCAGGCGGCGGCTGAACCGGACGATGACGACGAGGACGACGACCGCGACGACCGTGAGCACCCAGGTGCTGCCGGTGCCGAGCGAGAAGGCCGCCCCGGGGTTGCGGATGAGCTGGAGGCGCAGCAGCGACCCGAGCAGGGGCCGGGGCAGGCCGTCGCCGAGGGCGGCCACGGCCCACAGCTTGGTCAGCTGGTCCAGGACGTAGGCGACGGCGGCGATAACGGCCAGGAGCAGGGTCAGCCGGCGGCGACGGACGAGGTCCGGGGCAGGCCCGGAGGCGTCGGTCGCCGGCCGTACGGCGTCGTCCTGGGGCTCGTCCACGGGGTCGATCCTCCCGCCCGCGCCCTCGGCCGGCGTCGGCGGGGTCAGCGGCTCTCCTGGCGGGTCTTGCAGTCGACGCACAGCGTGGCGCGCGGGGCGGCCTGCAGCCGCAGCTTCCCGATCGGCTTCCCGCAGCTCTCGCAGGTGCCGTACGTGCCGTCGTCGAGCCGCTCGAGGGCGTGCTCGACCTGGTCGAGCTTGTCGCGCTGACCGGCGGCGAGGGTCATCTCGTAGTCGCGGCCGCCGATGCTCGCGCCGGCGTCGGCCTGGTCGTCACCGGCACCGTCCCCCGCCTCGCGCAGCAGGCCCTGCAGGTCGGCCTCGGCGATCTGCAGGTCGTGCCGCGCCTTGTCGCGCTCGGTCTCGAGCTCGGCGCGGATCTCGCGCAGCTCCTCCTGGGTCCACTCGATCCCGCCGACGGTCACCGGACCCGCGGGCGCAGCGGTCGTCGTGGCGGTCTTCTTCGTGGCCGTCTTCGTGGCCGTCTTCGTGGTGCTCTTCGTCGTCGTGGCGGTGGTCTTCTTGGCGGGGGTCGTCACCGGGGCGGCCTTCGTCGTCGGGGCGGCCCGGCGGGCCGCGGTCGGGGTGGCGCTCTTCGCCGGGGTCGTGCGGGCGGCCGTCGCCGGGGGCGGGGCCGTCGTCCTCGTCGTGCTCGAGGCCGTCGTCGCCGGGGCGGCCTTGGAGGCCGCCTTCTGGGCCGGCGCGGCCTTCGTCGTCGCGGCCTTCGTGGCCGGCGCGGTCTTCTTCGCCGGCGCGGTCGTGGTCGCCGCCTTCTTCGCCGGCGCGGCCTTCGTCGTCGCCGCCTTCTTGGCCGGCACGGTCGTGGTCGCCGCCTTCTTCGCCGGCGCGGCCTTCGCCGGCGCGGCCTTCGCCGGCGCGGCCTTCGCCGGCGCGGCCTTCGCCGGCGCGGCCTTCGCCGGCGCGGCTTTCGTCGTCCCCGCCTTCTTGGCCGGCACGGTCTTGGTCGCCGCCTTCTTCGCCGGCGCGGCCTTCGTCGTCGCCGCCTTCTTCGCCGGCGCGGCCTTCGTCGTCGCCGCCTTCTTGGCCGGCGCGGCCTTCGTCGTCGCCGCCTTCTTGGCCGGCGCGGCCTTCGTCGTCGCCGCCGTCTTCGCCGTCACCGCCGTGGTCGCCGCGGTCGTCGTACGGGAGGTGGTGGCCGCCTTGGCGGGGACGGACCTCGATGGGGCCATGGTGGACGGCCTCTCTGAACGAAGGTGGCGGGTCGCCCTCGGCACCGGTCTCGGCCTGGGGCGCGACGTGCGCCGCAGGATACGGGCCGGGTGAGCGTGCCTCCAAACCGGCTCGCCGCTCACGGGGTCCCCCTGGCGTCCGCAGCGGGACGGCACCGGTGCCCCACGGGTGCGGACGCAGCGGGGGACCCGGACGGGCCCCGACCCCCCGGGGGGGGTCGGGGCCCGTCGCGACGGACCGCCTGCGGTCAGTGGCTCTCGGCCGGGGCGGGCTCGGGCTCGCCGCCGCCCTCGACGGCGGTCTGCTCGAGCTCCTGGAGCTGGCCCTGGAGGTACGAGCGCAGCTGCTGGCGGTAGCTGCGCTCGAAGCCGCGCAGCTGGTCGATCTTCTTCTGCAGCTTCTGCTTCTCGTCCTCGAGCTCCTCGAGGACGCGGGCCTTCTTCTGCTGCGCCTCGGCGATCATGCCCGTGGAGCGCTCGCGGCCCTCGGTGATGAGCTCCTCGTGCCGGGCGGTGGCCTCGGCGATGAGCCGGTCGTGCTCGCTCTGGCCGGTGCCGAGCAGCTCGTCGTGACGCGACTGCGCCGTCGTCACGAGCTCCTCGTGCCGGGCCGTGGCCTCGGCGATGAGCCGGTCGTGCTCGCTCTGGCCGGTGCCGAGCAGCTCGTCGTGACGCGACTGCGCCGCGGCGACCAGCTCGTCGTGCTGGCGCTGCCCCTCGGAGACCAGCTCGTCGTGCTTGGCCTGGCCCTGGCCGACGTGCTCGTCGTGCAGGCGCTGGGCCAGCTCGATGAGCGCGGCGGCGCTGGCGCCGCCGCCGGCGCCGGCCGCGACGGCGCGCATGGCGCCGGTCGCGGTCTCGCCCTCGGCCGCCTCGGCCGGGGCGCTGGTGCGGGCGGCCTCGAGCTCCTGCTGGAGCTGCTGGACCTGCTGCTGGGCGGCGTCGGCGCGGGCCTGCTCCTGCTCGGCCCGCTGCTCGGCCGCGGTCAGCTGCTCGCGCAGCTGCGTCTGGGCCTCCTCGCCGGCGCTGCTGGCCTCCTGGTGGCCGGAGTGCGCGGACTCCAGCTGGCGCTCGAGCTCGGCGATCCGCGCCTCGGCGGCCTGCTTGGCCTCGGTGGCCTCGCGGGCGGTGCGCTCGGCGCCGTCGAGGCGCTCCTGCACCGACTGGTCCACGGCGCCCTGGCGGTCCTTGAGGAAGGTCTCCGCGTTGGCGATGTCGGTGTTCACCTTGGCCAGGCGGCCCTGGGCCTCCTGCTCCTGGCCCTGCAGCTGACCGAGGCGCGCCTCGAGCTCGGCCACGCGGGCCTGGGTGGCCTCCGCCTGCGAGGCGTCGACGGGGGCGGCCCCGCCGTCCTGCACCGCACCGAGCCCACGGCCCGAGCGGCAGTCGTCCAGCTGCTGCGTGACGTCGTCGCGCTGGGCGATGAGGGTGCGCATCTCGGCCACGATCTCGTCGAGGAAGTCGTCGACGTCGCGCTCGTCATAACCCTTCCGGAACTGGGTCGTCTGGAAGTGCTTGTTGAGGATCTGTTCGGGCGTCAGCGCCATGGGCTCCACCTCGGTCGTCGGGCTATCGGACGCAACGTTAGCGAAGCCCCCTCGTCCCACCAACACCGTGGGTCCCGTGGGGCCCTCCGGGCTCGCGAAGGGCATCTCCCCGCGCGGGCCGCCGCCGTCACACCGGGTTGAGGTTCATCAGCACCGAGGTGACGACCATGAGGACGAGGAACGCGAAGTCGATGCGCAGCCCGCCGAAGCTCACCGCCGGGATGACCTTGCGCAGCGCCTTGAGCGGCGGGTCGGTGACGGTGTAGACGCCCTCGGCGAGGACGAGGACGGCGCCGCGCGGACGCCAGTCGCGCGCCAGCACCTGCACCCAGTCGATGACCAGGCGCCCGATGAGCGCGAGGAAGAAGAGGAAGACGACGGTGCGGAACAGCGACCAGAACAGACCCATGGGACCAGTGTCACCGACGCGACTGTGGGCGGGTCGTCAGGCTGCTGTCAGCCGGCTCCCACCCGGTCGCGGACGGCGCTCAGCTCTGGTTGAAGAACCCGCGCTGCTGGCGCGGGCCGGGGACGGACTCCTCGGTCGACACCTCGACGTGCGCCGGCGAGAGGAGGAAGACCTTGGAGGTCACGCGCTCGATCTCGCCGTGCAGCCCGAAGATCAGGCCGGCCGCGAAGTCGACGAGCCGCTTGGCGTCGTCGTCGGCCATGTCGGACAGGTTCATGATGACCGGGGTCCCGTCGCGGAAGGCCTCGCCGATCTTCTTGGCCTCGTTGTAGGTGCGCGGGTGGATGGTCGTGATGCGGGTCAGCTGACCCACCTCCGTCTCGCGGACGACGCGGGCCACGGGCGTGTGGCGCTGCGGCAGCGGGGTGACGGCGGCGCGGTGCTCCGTCTCGGGCTCGGGGACGGCGGCGACGTGGGGGCGCTCGGCCCGCTCGGTCCGCTGACCGCGCGCGTCGTCGCGGCCCGCCTCGTCGTCGTACTCGTCGTAGCCGTCGTAGCGCTCGTCCTCCTCGGCCAGTCCGAGGTACACCATCGTCTTGCGCAGTGCCCCAGCCACGGTGAACTCCTCGAAATGCCTCGGTGATGTTGCTCGGCGTCGTGCTCGGCGTCGTGCCCGCCGTCGGGCCGCGTCGAGCGGGTCCCGGTGTCGCCAGCGACGTTAGCGAACGCCCGGGCGCGCGCCGAGGATTGCCGACCCGACACGCAGGTGTGTCGCCCCGTGCCGCACCGCGTCCTCGAGGTCGCCGCTCATCCCGGCCGAGACGACGACCGCGCCGGGGTACGACGCCCTGACCTCCGCGGCGAGTTCGGCGAGCCGCGCGAAGGCGGCGTCCGGGTCGGCACCACGCGGCGCGACGGCCATGAGGCCGGCGAGGTCGAGGCCCTCGGACCCGGCCGTCAGCTCGGCGAGGGCCGGCAGGTCGGCCGGCCGCACCCCGCCACGGCCCGCGTCCGCGCCGTCCTCGAGGTCCACCTGGAGCAGCACGCCCTGGACCGTGCCGGCCGCCTGCGCCGCCCGGTCGAGCGCGCGGACGAGCTTGGGCCGGTCGACCGAGTGGATCAGGTCGGCCCAGCCGACGACGGCGGCCGCCTTGTTGGTCTGGACCTGGCCGATGAAGTGCGTCGTCAGGCGCTCCCCCGCCGGCGCCGGCCAGGGCGCGAGGGCGTCCTCCTGCGCCTTGGCGAGGGCCTCCTGGACCCGGCTCTCCCCCACGTCGCGCACGCCGAGCCCGGCCAGCAGCCGCACGTCGGCGGCGGGGAAGAACTTCGTCACGACGACGAGGGTGACCTGCGACCGGTCGCGGC includes these proteins:
- the dnaE gene encoding DNA polymerase III subunit alpha; this encodes MTVTPSPDQSFVHLHNHTEYSMLDGAARIDELMAAAVEMGMPAVAMTDHGYLFGAYEFWSKARKHGIKPIIGLEAYVTPGTHRTDRTRVKWGDERTPAGDDLSGGGAYTHMTLLARTTQGMHNLFTMGSIASLDQVYAKWPRLDRELLNQYGDGLVATTGCPSGEVQVRLRLGQYDKAREAAAEFRDIFGAEHYFCELMDHGNSIERRVRDDLLRLANDLGLPLLATNDLHYTRKEDAKAHGALLCVQSGSTLMDPNRFAFEGDGYYLKSPQEMRHLWRELPEACDNTLRVAEMCDVDFVEGEGRFMPRFPCPPGEDETSWFTREVQTGLRRRFPQGVPDYALKQAAYETEVIVGKGYPGYFLVVADFINWAKDNGIRVGPGRGSGAGSMCAYAMGITDLDPVPHGLIFERFLNPERASMPDFDVDFDERRRGEVIKYVTEKYGAERVAQIVTYGTIKAKQAVKDAGRVLGHPFAMGDKLTKAMPADVMGKGVPLSGIYDPAHPRYNEGAEFRALVEVEPGAQEVVETAKGLEGLKRQWGVHAAGVIMSSEPLVDVIPIMRRLQDGQVITQFDYPSCETLGLVKMDFLGLRNLTILDDAIDNIRSNRDEEIDLDALSKTLDDRAAYELLCRGDTLGVFQLDGGGMRSLLKLMQPDNFEDISAALALYRPGPMGVNAHTNFALRKNGKQEIVPLDPQLKGKLQPEMVTALEPILGTTYGLVIYQEQVMEIAQKLAGYTLGTADLLRRAMGKKKKEVLEKEYVPFSEGMKAKGFNEASVAALWGVLVPFSDYAFNKAHTAAYGLVSYWTAYLKANYPAEYMAALLTSVRDDKDKSALYLNECRRMGIKVLPPDVNSSIGNFAAVGTDIRFGLEAVRNVGANVVEAVIRTREEKGAFSSFKDFLGKVPAVVCNKRTIESLIKAGAFDSLGESRRGMLEVHERYIDALVEVKRQEAIGQDSLFGSFGGGGDEEAAGGADAFDGLPPVPLAEWEKGTLLAFEREMLGLYVSDHPLLGIEHVLAQHADTSIASLTGDDSPQEGANVTIAGLITGLQIKRTKKGDLWAIATVEDLDGAIECLFFPSSYQTYATMLGADVVCVVKGRVNARDDSVSIFAQDLALPDIKEGPRGPVVVSLPLVRATDALAQRLAQTLREHPGVTEVQLRLTQPGRFTLMRLDDTLRVSAGPALFGDLKALLGPSCLAG
- a CDS encoding RluA family pseudouridine synthase gives rise to the protein MADTRTVLVPDGLEGERVDAALARLFGLSRTAAALLAAGGDVLVNHAEVGKSHRVSAGDLLEVAIPAAAPAPQVVAEPVPGMRVVHDDDDIVVVDKPVGVAAHPSVGWTGPTVLGGLAAAGYRISTSGASERQGIVSRLDVGTSGLMVVCKSEYAYSVLKRAFKQRTVDKTYHALVQGLPDPVVGTVDAPIGRHPGHDYKFAVMDSGKHAVTHYEVIEAFRRASLLEIHLETGRTHQIRVHFSALHHPCCGDLTYGADPTLAARLGLERQWLHAMGLGFEHPGTGQWVTFESTYPEDLQHALDVVAEG
- the lspA gene encoding signal peptidase II; this translates as MDEPQDDAVRPATDASGPAPDLVRRRRLTLLLAVIAAVAYVLDQLTKLWAVAALGDGLPRPLLGSLLRLQLIRNPGAAFSLGTGSTWVLTVVAVVVLVVIVRFSRRLGSLGWAWAFGLLLGGALGNLTDRLVREPGFGRGHVVDFIDYYDLFIGNVADIAIVAAAVLIALLALRGIGVDGRREGRTEREPADG
- a CDS encoding TraR/DksA family transcriptional regulator → MTTPAKKTTATTTKSTTKTATKTATKKTATTTAAPAGPVTVGGIEWTQEELREIRAELETERDKARHDLQIAEADLQGLLREAGDGAGDDQADAGASIGGRDYEMTLAAGQRDKLDQVEHALERLDDGTYGTCESCGKPIGKLRLQAAPRATLCVDCKTRQESR
- a CDS encoding DivIVA domain-containing protein → MALTPEQILNKHFQTTQFRKGYDERDVDDFLDEIVAEMRTLIAQRDDVTQQLDDCRSGRGLGAVQDGGAAPVDASQAEATQARVAELEARLGQLQGQEQEAQGRLAKVNTDIANAETFLKDRQGAVDQSVQERLDGAERTAREATEAKQAAEARIAELERQLESAHSGHQEASSAGEEAQTQLREQLTAAEQRAEQEQARADAAQQQVQQLQQELEAARTSAPAEAAEGETATGAMRAVAAGAGGGASAAALIELAQRLHDEHVGQGQAKHDELVSEGQRQHDELVAAAQSRHDELLGTGQSEHDRLIAEATARHEELVTTAQSRHDELLGTGQSEHDRLIAEATARHEELITEGRERSTGMIAEAQQKKARVLEELEDEKQKLQKKIDQLRGFERSYRQQLRSYLQGQLQELEQTAVEGGGEPEPAPAESH
- a CDS encoding YggT family protein; amino-acid sequence: MGLFWSLFRTVVFLFFLALIGRLVIDWVQVLARDWRPRGAVLVLAEGVYTVTDPPLKALRKVIPAVSFGGLRIDFAFLVLMVVTSVLMNLNPV
- a CDS encoding cell division protein SepF, which translates into the protein MAGALRKTMVYLGLAEEDERYDGYDEYDDEAGRDDARGQRTERAERPHVAAVPEPETEHRAAVTPLPQRHTPVARVVRETEVGQLTRITTIHPRTYNEAKKIGEAFRDGTPVIMNLSDMADDDAKRLVDFAAGLIFGLHGEIERVTSKVFLLSPAHVEVSTEESVPGPRQQRGFFNQS
- a CDS encoding YggS family pyridoxal phosphate-dependent enzyme yields the protein MSGDDPRRVELAERLAAVEQRVARACEDAGRDRSQVTLVVVTKFFPAADVRLLAGLGVRDVGESRVQEALAKAQEDALAPWPAPAGERLTTHFIGQVQTNKAAAVVGWADLIHSVDRPKLVRALDRAAQAAGTVQGVLLQVDLEDGADAGRGGVRPADLPALAELTAGSEGLDLAGLMAVAPRGADPDAAFARLAELAAEVRASYPGAVVVSAGMSGDLEDAVRHGATHLRVGSAILGARPGVR